The following nucleotide sequence is from Alphaproteobacteria bacterium.
CGACGCACCGGAGCCGGTATTGGAGTCGTTTTCCGACCGATCCTGGCTGCGACTCGGCATCGGCGGAATTGCGCTGGTGATGCTGTCGCTGCTGCTTGCCCTCTTGTTCGGCCGGTTCCTGTCGCGCCCGATCCGCCGCATCGCCGCGGACGCGCAGGCCTACGGCAAGGGCGAGCGGGTTCCGGCTCGCTTGACGCCGCTGCGCGAAGCCAACCAGGTCAGCGAGGCTTTGGCCGTTGCCGCGATCGAACGTGCAAACCGGATCGCGCATGTGGAGCTGCTGATGCGCGAGCTGGCCCACCGCGCCAAGAACCAGCTCACCATCGTGCAGTCGCTGGCCCGGCTGATTGCCCGACGCTCGCCCGACGTGCAGGCGTTCCAGGCCGGCTTCATCCCCCGCCTGATCGGTCTCGGCCGCTCGATCGACGCTCTGATCCAGGAGGATTGGAAGGGTGCGCGGCTCAGCGAACTTGTCTCGGCGCAGCTCGGCAACTTCACCGGTGACGGGCCCCCGCGCCATCGCTTCGAAGGGACCGACCTGCTGGTACGTTCGTCCGCGGCCGAACGGCTCGGCATGGCGCTGCACGAGCTCGCCACAAACGCGTCGAAGTACGGCGCATGGTCGAATGCCACCGGGACGGTGACCATCACCTGCTCCGTCGATGCCGAGAACTGCGTGACGCTGGCCTGGCGTGAGCGTGGCGGCCCGCCGGTCGTCGCGCCCGACGAGCAGGGATTCGGCCGCGTCCTGCTCGACGAGATGCTGCGGTCGACCTTCGATGCGGATGTCGCCTTCGACTACGATGCCGCGGGCTTCGGCTGGACACTCACCGCGCCGCTGGAAAAGCTGTGCGACGAACCGAAAGCAGGCGGCACCGAGCCGAGCTAGGCGCCGCCGCGTGCGCGCCGGTCGCATTTTCTTTGCAGAACCTGTACATATGTCACCCAGGCGGGTGCGCGCGCCGGTAGCCCGGACCCGCCTGAGAAAGGGACAGGCACGTGGCAGGCAAGCGCGTCGAGAAGATCCAGATCCACGTCAACGACGAAGAACTCGCGGCCATCGACGAGTGGCGTTTCGAGCATCGGATGCCGAGCCGGTCCGCCGCCGTGCGCGCCATGCTGCATGTCGCCCTGAACCGCAAGGGGCCGAAGGTGATGCCGCTGGCGACCGTCGTGTCGTCGCGGGAAGCCGGCGTGGTCGAGGCCTCGCCGGCGCTTTCGGCAGCGCTGGGAACCGGTGCCCGGCCGAAGGCGTTGCTGGTGGAAGACGAGTATCTTATCGCGGTCGGCCTTGAGGCGATCGTCGAGGAACTGGGTTTCGACGTCCTCGGTCCAGTGGCGAACTCCGACGAGGCCAGGGGCATCGTCGAGGCGAACCGCCCGGACGTGGCGGTGCTCGACGTCGATCTGGGCGGCGCGACCTCGTTCGATCTGGCGTTGCTGCTGCAACGTCAGAGAATACCCTTCGTGTTCTGCTCCGGCATGACCACGGAGTTGCCGGAAGCGCTGAAGGGAGTGCCGGTGGTGGCCAAGCCGTTCGTCAAGGACGAACTTGCCGCCCATCTGGCCGGGTTGACCCGTACACGAACCAGAGACGGAATGGAGTTGTGTTAGACAGGCGAGTTTCCGGCAGCAGCCGCGAGAAGGGACCTCTGGCATTCGGTATCGCAGACCGCGACGAGAACGATCGACCGCGGGCGAGCGCGCAAGGCGACCCGGACCGGAAGACATTGCAGCCATTGCGCGTGCTGGTGGTCGAGGACGAATTCCTCGCTGCCATCACCACCGCCGACATGTTGCGCGACGCCGGCTACGACGTTATCGGACCGGCGCGTTCCGCGGCGGAAGCGCGGCGGCTGGTGCAGCAGCACGAGCCGGACGTGGCATTGATGGACATCCAGCTCGCCGGTGCGGCCGACGGAGTCGATGCGGCCATCGACTTGTTCCGCACGTTCGGCGTGCGATCGATCTTCGTGACCGCCCATTCCGACCGCCTCACCCGCGAACGTGCCGCTGCCGCGCGCCCGCTATCGTGGGTTGCCAAACCGTACAGCGACGATCAGCTGCTGCGCGCCCTTCGGCTTGCTGCCGACGAACTCGGCTGACCGGGCGTCAATCGATGCGCCAGACGTGAACCACGGGTTTCGCGCCGTCGGCGAACAGTTCGAGCACATACAGGATCTGCCGTTCACGGTCGTAGGCGGCGTCGCCGATGCGCAGGCGCCGTTGCGGGCCGGCGCCCAGCGTCTCCACATCCCAGGGCGGCGGGTCAAGGAACAGCACGTCGTCGATCGATACCGCCGCGTAAGGTTGCGGCTGCCACGGGGCGGCCGTGCCGTCGGCCACGGCGGCCAGGTCGGCGGGGTCGTAGAGGATCAGCTGGGCAGCGAAGCGCGTACTCCACCAGCCGCGAAAATCGTTGTGGCCGGTGCATTCCACCAGCTCGGCCGCCGGACACTCGGACCCGTCGGCCAGCCGGCAGACCGGGAATTCGCCGACGAAATCGCCGGCGACGCAGGACCGCTCGGCACCCGCCGGATTGACGAAACCGTACCAGTAGCGGCTGCCGACGGCCTTGGTGCCTGCAAACAGCACCGCCGCGCGCCCGTCGGTTGTCGTCAGCCAGGCCGCGCCCTCCCACTCGTCGGGGTGCTGGTAGCCGGCGAGCGCGCCCTCGATCCGCTCAGTCTCGGTCGAACTGCGGTAGTGCAGCAGCGTGGTGGCCGGCAGCCGCGCGCCGGCCGCGGCCAGCGTGCCGTCGGCGGTCCAGGGCGCATAGGCGAACAGCGCAGGCCCCATCCCCGACCAGCCGCCGTCGCGGTAGCGGCCGGTGCCGATCACCCTCCCCTGCGTGTGAGCCGCCGCCCAGTCGGCCGGGATCTCCAGCATGTAGCCGGTGGTGGCATAGGGCGTCACATCGGCGATCGACCATGGCCCCTGCATCGCCGGCGCCGACAGGCCGGGCGAGAACAGCGCGTGCGAGGCCTCGTCGTCCTGCAGATGCTGGCCCCAGCCGAGGTGAATGCGCGCGCCGAGCGGCGGCGCGTTCAGGTACTGCATCGCCACCCGCGGGATTTCGTCGAGCCCGGCGAACCACCCCGCGGCGATGTCGCGGAACGGCTGCACGAAGCCGGCCTCGCCGAGCGCGGCGGGAGTCGACGCCCGTACCGGCACCGGTATCGTGATCTCCGCCACCTGGTCGCCGTCCGGCAATTCGCCATAGGCCATGCGATCGTGGCCGGTGACGAACAGCGAGCCGGGGAAGCCGTCCGCCGGCCCGGTCGGATCGCCGTCCGGATTGTAGGTCATCGCATTGCCGCCATAGGCGAAGGTCAGCGGCCGGTCCTCGCCGCCCGGCAGGCGGAACGCGCCGAGATAATGCAGGCTTTCCGGCGCGATGGTCTGCTGCGCCGCCGCCGATCCGGCGGCGGACAGCACCGCCAGCACGGCACAGGCCGGCTTGAACCGCCGCAACCGCGGCCGGAAGCGGTATCCTGCTCGCGCCATCGCTCGTCCCCCGGGCTGCCACCGTCCTGTTCTGCATTTGGGGACGGCCGCCGTCCGCCGCGCTGCGCGATGATGACGCGCCGCACGCGGCGATGCCCAACCGCGTCGGCCGCCCCGGTGCGACGCGGGTTTGCGGAGCGCGCGCGACACGCTAGGCTTGCCGGCGGTGGGGAGGATTCGGTTCGTCGGCTCGCGCATCGGTCGGCGGCCGGCGCAACGCAGACAAGACCCGCGCCGCGGCCCGCGGCCGGGGCACGGCATTGACCCGAGCGAACGAGACCTTGGACAGCGGATCGGCCACACACACCCGGACCTACCGTCGACTGGTCCAGGGCACGACGATCAACGGCACGACTCTGCTGTCGACCGATTATCTGAACCATTTCAACGAGTTCGTCATGATGCTCGAACTCGTTGCCGACATGCCGGACATGGCGCCGGAACTGGAGCAGTGGCAGCCGAAGACCTATGTGCAGCATTTCGCCGACAGCGGCTTCTCGCACAAGGACCTGGCAATCGCGGCCTATGACCACGTGCCGGCCGAGTTCCGCCGCCCGTTCGATGAGACGATCGCGGCGATCGACGCGATGATCTGCGAGACGGTGCCGCGCGTCGGCGCTCTGCTGGTCGAGCATGAGAGCGAGGCCGCGCGCCACCACATGCTGACCATCGCCCGCGAGATGCGCGGCATGATCGAGCGCGCCAGTGCGATCATCAACGGTGCCCGGGTCGAGGATCTCGATGGCGCCGAGGGCGATTCCACCATGGGTCAGGGCGACATCGACGCCCTGTTCGACTGAAGCGCCGCCGACGCCCGCCGGCGCCGGCGGCCCACGGATCGGTCAGGCCGCTGCCTGGGCAGCGCGCGCGCGCAGCAGAGCGGTGCCGGCGAGCGAATCCAGCAACGCCCGCGATGCCGCCTCGCCCAGCGGCTGCATCGGCGGACAGGTCAACGCCCAGCCCTCGTCGTCATAGACCGTCGCGACGATGCGCTTCAGCGCCGGCACCATCGGATGGGTCTGCACCAGCTTGCGGATGCGTGTGGCCTCGGCCTGCAGGCCGTCGGCCTGCGTCCCGCGCCAGTCGGCGTAGACACGGCGGATGCCGGCCGCGTTGACGTTGCCGGTCGCGGTGATGCAGCCGGCCCCGCCGGCCCGCAGGCCGTCCAGCAGGAAGACCTCCGAGCCCGGGAAGATCCGCAGCTGCGGGAACTCGCGCAGGTAGGTCGCGGTGTTGTCCCAGTCGCCCGAGCTGTCCTTGATGCCGACCACGGTGCCTGGAAACGCCTCGACCAGCCGGCCGACCAGCGCCGGGCTGAAGCCGACCTGCGCCACCGGCGGAATGTGATAGAGCAGCAGCTGCAGCCGGTCGTCGCCGACCCGCTCGATCACCTCGGCGACGAAACGGAACAGGCCGTCATCGCTGACGCCCTTGTAGTAGAACGGCGGCAGCATCAGCACCGCCGACGCGCCCGCGCGCACCGCATGGCGGGTGAGCGCCACCGCGTCGTCGATCGCGCAGGCGCCGGTGCCCGGCATGGTGCGCTCGGCCGGGATGCCGGCCGCGATCAGGCCGTCGAGCTGGCGCATGCGCTGCGCCGGCGACATCGAGTTGGCTTCGCTGGTGGTGCCGAACACGGCCAGCCCGTCGGCGCCGTCGGCCAGGAGATCGCGGCACAGCCGCGCATGGCGGTCCCTGTCGGGCTCCAGATCCGCCGTGAACGGCGTCAGCACCGGGACCCACACCCCGCCGAGTTCGCCTGCCTTCATTGCGCGCTTGCCTCCCTTTCCGTTGCGGCCGGGCCGACCGGCCGCGGCGGACTTTGCAACGCCCCGCCCTCGATCACAACGCTTTTGCGTCGCCGCACAACCGCGACGGCGTCGCGGCCGGCAAAAACACGACACAGATCATGCGCTTGTTTCAATAAAATTCTCGCGAAGTTTTCCTTGCTCTATTCTTATCTTATACTTCTACCTTCATCTTGACTTAACTTCCTCCCCTTACCGTTGTCGCAGGATTCGCCGCCGGTGCGGCGCGGCCTGAGACAGAACGACGGCCGGCGCGCCCGTGCCGGCCGCGGGCAGAGGGGAACCGAGGAACGATGCAGGTGCTTGTTTTCGCCTCCCAGAAGGGCGGCTCCGGCAAGACCACGCTGGCCGGCCACGTCGCGGTTGCCGCGGAAATGACCGGGGCCGGGCCGGTGGCGCTGGTCGACACCGACCCGCAGGGCAGCCTGTCCGACTGGTGGAACGAGCGTGCGGCGGAAACGCCACGCTTCGCCCGCACCACCGTCGACCGACTGCACGCGGACCTCGAGGCGATGCGTGCCATGGGCATCCGCCTGGTGGTGATCGACACGCCGCCGGCGATCACCGGCACCATCGCCGACGTGGTGCGCGAAAGCGACCTGGTGGTGATCCCGACCCGGCCGAGCCCGCACGACCTGCGCGCCGCCGGCGCGACCGTGCAGCTGGTCGAAGGCCTGGGCAAGCCGCTGGTGTTCGCGATGAACGCGGCCACCCAGCGGGCCCGCATCACCACCGAGGCCGTTTTCGCCCTGTCGCAACACGGCACGCTGGCGCCCGCCATCGTTCACCAGCGCACCGACTTTGCGGCCAGCATGATCGACGGCCGCACCGTGATGGAGTTGCCCAACGCCGGACGGTCGGCGCGCGAGATCATCGACCTGTGGGGCTATCTGCGTCACCGGCTCGACCGCAACCGCGCAGAGGCCGTGACCGGGGCCGCCACAGTCGCCGTGCCCGGCGGCCACGCCCTGTCGCCGGTCGCCCAGCCTGCCTTCGCACACGCCCAACCGGCATGACCCAGGGAGACACGCTGGCCATGAAAGCCGCTGCCCTCACCAGCAACCTGCTCGCCCGCAAGGGCGAGGCGCGCCCCTCGCTCGCCCTGACGGTCGAGCCGGTCGAGACCGGCCCGGCCAAGCCCGCCGTCGAGGCGGCGGCCCACGGCCATGCCGGCGGCTTCGCGACCATCATGCGGCCGTCGCTGGGCCGGCCGGTCGCGCCCGTCGAGGCGCCGCCGCGGCCCGCGACCGGCGGCGGCGGACCGGGCGGCGGTCCGCAGGCCGACCCGGTGCGGATGACGCTCCGGCTCGACCGCGAACGCCATCGCAAGCTGAAGATCCTCGCCGCCCATCGCGGCCTCACGGTCCAGCAGGTGCTGGTGATGGCGATCGACGGAATGGTCAGCCGCTCGCCGCAGAGCGCCGACGGCCGGCCCTGCGCCTGTCTCAACGCTTCGTCGCAGCAGCCCGCGCCGACGCGGCCCGCCCCCGTGGCATCATGAGCGCAGCGCCGGCCAAGGCCCCGCGCCGACGGGCGGCTACCAAGGGCGCAACCTCGCAGAAGGCGCCGGCGGCTTCGCTGTCCGGCATGCGCCTGTGGAAGGCGGACGGGCAGGAGACGGCCGCGGCGGCGAAGCCCGGCATGCTGACCGGCCTCGCCGCGCCGGCGGCGGAGGCCGAACCGGCGCCGGCGCGCACCCCGCTTGCGCTGGTCGCAGACGCGCCGCGCCCCACCCTGACTCCGGTGGTGGTATCCTGGCAGGAAGCGCTCGCCGGCGGCCTGCCGGTGCTCACCGTCGATCCCGCCGACCACGAGAACCTGGCGCCGCATCCGACCGTGATGCTGGTCGAAGGCGGCCTGCCGGAGCATGTCAGCCCGTTCCCGCAGCGGGCGCGCGACGAATCGCGGCGCGACTCCGACATCCTCGGCTATTGGGCGCGCATCGCCGGCGCGCGGCCGATGCCGGCCTGGCGCGACCTCGACGCCAACCAGATCGCCTATTTCTGGCCGAACTCGTTCCTGCTGGCCTGCAAGCGCGGCAACCACGGCCGGCCGTTGATCTCGCGCGCGACGCGGATCGTCGACAACGACGGCATGGCCGACCGCAGTGCCGACATCGCCTTCACGCCGCAGATGGTGGCGTGGATCGTGCGGGTCAGCCTGGACGTCGCCAGGGTCGGCGAGCCGCTGGGCCAGGACAAGCGGTTCGTCGGCCCGACCGGCCACGACCTCGACTGCGAGATGGTTGCGCTGCCGCTCGGCGAAGAGGACGGAACGGTCAGCCACGTGCTGTGCCACGTCAAGGCGCGGCAGGACGCACACGCGCTGACGGGCTGACGGACACCAGCCCATGCGGCGCGACAATTCGGCGCGCGCCCGTTCCTTCGCGCGGAAGAGCTGAAACCGGCACCTGAGCGCGGCAAGGAACGCACGTGGACTCCCGCCGCCGCCGGCCTCCATTTACGAATCTGCAACAGCGCCGACGTTAACTTCCGGTTTCCTGGAGAAGAACCGGATTCCGCACGATGCGCCAGAGCGTTCCGAGCAGCAATCTTCGCGTCCTCGTCGTCGAGGACAGCTTCGAAACGATGCAGCTGATCAAGAACATGCTGCACGACATCGGCATGACCCAGGTCTTCACCGCCAAGAACGGCACCGAGGCGCTGGCGCTGCTGAATGCCTACGACGACGACGAGTCGTTCGTCGACGTGATCCTCAGCGACTGGAAGATGCCGGGCATGTCGGGCATCGACCTGCTGCGCCAGGTGCGAACCTGCGACGAGGAGATTCCTTTCCTGCTGATCACCGGCACCGCCGACCGCGGATCGGTGATCGAGGCGAAGGCCTGCGGCGTGACCGGCTATATCCGCAAGCCGTTCTCCTCCGCCCAGCTGGAATCGAAGATGCGCGTTGTGTCGCGCATCCTGGAGCATCGGAAGCAGGACTGACCGAGCGGTCGCCGGCTGGCCGGTCGAGGATCCCATCTGTATGAACGGCAAGCCGTCAACGAAAGCGCGCGGGGTCAGGGGTCAGCGGGGTTCGAACACTGGGCCGATCGTTGCGGTCGTTCTTGGCCTGCTGGTAACGGCCGTGGTCACCGCCATCACCGGGCGCGACCACTGGCACGCAACGCTCGACGAGCTCTACGACCATCGTGCACGGCCGTTCGCCATGCTGCTCGAGGGCGACGTCGAGCGTCAGATCGGCCATGTTCGGGCCCTGGCCGCCACCTACACCTCCTATCGCACGCCGTCGCGCAACGAATTCGCGGATCTGGTCTCGATCACCCTGGACAACTTCGACGGGATCCGCGCCCTGGAATGGGTTCCACGGGTCGAGGCGCCGCTGCGCCAGAGCTTCGAGCAGGCCGCACGTCACGACGGGCTTGCCGATTTCGCGTTCCGCGAGATCGGGCCCGATGGGCCGCAGGTCGCGGTCGGCCGACGCGACGAGTACTACCCCGTGTTCCTGGTCGAGCCGCTGTACGGCAACGAGCAGGCCCTCGGACTTGACCTGGCATCGAACCCGGAACGACGCGAAGCCATGGACCTCGCCCGGGACATGGCACAGCCGATCGCGACCCGCCCGCTGCGCCTTGTTCAGGAGGCGGGCGAGGACTTCGGCTTTCTGGTGTTCCATCCTGTCTTTCGCGGCAACACCGTTCCGATCACGCTCGACGACCGCCAGCGCCGGCTGGCCGGTTTCACGGTCGGCGTGTTCTCCGTCGACGAACTTGTTCGCGCAACCATCGGCTCGTTCGAATTCGGCGACGACCTCGACTTCCACTTGTACGACGCATCGGTGCCGGCAGCGGAACTGCCCATGCTGCACTGGCGCCACGATGAAAGGGAGACTGTGGAACAGTCGTCGGAGGACCTGATTGCGGGAGAGAGCTGGTCCACGAGCTTCGATGTAGCCGGCCGGCGCTGGAAGGTCGTGTTCGTGCCGCGCGAGCCAGGCCTTGCGGACTACCTGGGTCCGGGACCCATCGCATGGGCCGCGATCGGGCTCATCCTTACCGCGGTGCTCGGCACCTACATCGCCTCGACCGGGCGCCGCACACGCAAGATTGCCGGCCTGGTCGCTGCGCGCACCGGCGAGCTCAACCGCACCAACCTGGATCTGCGCGCCGAGGTCTCGACGCGCATCGCGGCAGAGACGGCGCTCGCACACCAGAACGCAAAGCTCAGACTGATGCAGATCATCGCGTCTGCGGCAAACGACGCCGATACGGTCCGCACCGCTCTAAGAGTATGCGTTGAAGAGGTTTGTGCCTTTCTGGGATGGCCCATCGGCCATGCTTTCGTAAGGGCGCCCGGCGCCCCCAACACGTTCGTGCCGTCGGAGATCTGGCACCTGTCGTCACCTGTGCTGGCTTCGGAGTTCGTCGCGCGCACCCGCACAATGCGCTTTGCCATGGGGGAAGGGCTGGTCGGCGCGACTGCGTCGACGCAGCGCGCACGATGGCTGCACGACGTCAGCGAGGAGCCTGCATTCGTGCGCGCCTCGGTCGGCGACCAGCCCCCGCGCGCGGCACTGTTCCTGCCTGTCATTGCCCGAGGCGAGGTCGTCGCCGTGCTGGAGTTCTTCGACCTGAGGCCGGCAATGCTCGACGAACAGGTTCTCGGCCTGATGAACCAGATCGGACTGCTGGTCGGGCGGGTTGCCGAGCGCGAGACCGCCGCGGCCGAACTGAGCGCTCGCGAGGAATTCACCCGGCTGGTGACCGACAGCGTGCCCGTTGTCATCTTCTATGTCGACAGCGACCACCGGCTGGTCTTCGCCAACCGCCTGTTCGGCGCAGTGCTGCAGCGCCCGTTGGAGACACTGCTGGGCCAGCCGCTTCTGGCCATCTTTGGCGGGGAAGCTCTGGCGATCATCGAGCCCTACATTCAGGCGGCTCTATCCGGCGACGCACAGTCATTCGATGTCGATGCGCCCCCGGGCGCCATATTCGCCGGCACCTGGCGCAGCACCTATGTGCCGCATCGCACCGCAGACGGCCATGTCGCCGGCTTCTTCGGCATCGCCACCAACGTCACCGAACGGCTCCAGATCGAACGGCAGCTCATGCACGCCCAGAAGATGGAAGCGGTCGGCCATCTGACCGGCGGGATCGCGCACGACTTCAACAACCTGCTGATGATCATCGACGGCTACGCGCGCCGCGCCGCAGATCAGCTCGACCGGCCCGACCGGGCCAGGCAGTCGCTGCAGGAAGTGCTCAACGGCACCGATCGGGCGACGGAGCTGACCCGCAAGCTGCTGACCTTCAGCCGGCGCAAGGCCATGGAGAAGCGGGTGTTCCGGGTGGCCGACGAGATCGGGCGCAATCTCGACCTGATCCGGCGCTCGGTCGGCGAGCGCTACGAGGTGGTGTTCGCCGACGGCGGCAATGGCGCCTGCGTCGAGACCGACCCGGGCGAGTTCGCACAGGCACTGCTCAACCTGGTGGTCAATGCGCGCGATGCCATGCCCGGCGGCGGGAAGATCGAGATCGCGCTCGGCAGCCTGCGGATCGACGCGACTGCCGCAACGAAAGACAACGGCAGCCGCCGCGACCTGCCCGTCGGCCGCTATGTCGAGGTCACGGTGATCGACCATGGCCAGGGCATCCCGCCGGATGTCCTGCCGCACGTGTTCGAGCCGTTCTATACGACCAAGGACCAGGGCAAGGGCACCGGGCTCGGCTTGCCCATGGTCTATGGCTTCGCCACGCAATCGGGCGGAACCGCCGAAATCGAGAGCGTCGCCGATGTCCTGACGACGGCACGCATCGTCCTGCCCGCGACCGACCGCGAACTGCCGCAGGAGAGCGCCGTGCCCGCCGTCGACTGCAAGGGCCACGGCGAGACGATCCTGCTGGTCGAGGACGACACCGCGCTGCTGGACCTGACCGAATCGACCCTGCAATCGCTCGGCTACAACGTACTGGCGGCGAACGGCGGGTTCGAAGCGCTGGAAATGGAGCAGGACTGCGAGGGCGACATCGACCTGCTGCTCAGCGACGTCGTGATGCCTGAGCTCGGCGGCTTCGAGGTTGCCCAGATGATCCGGGCCAGCCGGCCGGACATCAAGGTCGTGTTCATGTCCGGCTATCCGAACCGCGGCCAGGCGGCGGACGAACGCATGCCCGACGGTGCAGTATTCCTGCAGAAACCGGTCCGGCCCGACCGCCTCGCCCAATCGCTTCGCATGGAGCTGGACTCATGAGCATCGGGCGCGGACGCCGAGATGTCGGCGACGGTGCGGCGTGCGCGACGCGGCGCCGGCGCGAGGCGGGCATGCGGGCGATCGGCGTCACCGCCGCCAGGTCGCAGCTGCCGTCGCTTGTCGCGACCGCGCGATCCGGTGGCGGCCCGGTCGTGCTGTCGCGGCGCGGCAAGCCGGCAGCCGCTTTGGTGTCGCTGGACGACCTCGCGCTGATCCAGCAACGCAAGGCGTCGGTCGAGGCCGACCGCCAGGCGGAAATCTGGCGCGCGGCCAGCCTGTTCGAGGAAGCCGAGGTGCTGGCCAATGCGGGCTTCTTCGAATGGAACGAGCCGCTGCTGCGCTTGTACCTACTGTTCGCCCGGACTGGCGCGCATCTTCGGCGTGACCCAAGCGAAATTCATCGCCCAGAACGCATCCCGCGAAGGCTCGCTGCAGTCGGTGCATCCGGCCGACCGGGACCGGGTCGCCGCGGCGTATCTCCACCAGTCCGCAACCGGTTGCGGCTTCGACATCAAGTACCGGCTGGTCCGGCCCGACGGCGAGGTTCGCCAGGTTCACGCCACGGCCAGCGCGATCAACGACGCCAGGGCAGGCTCGAGCGGTCCATCGGCTTCATCCAGGACATCACCGAGCGCCAGCAGCGAAACCGCGCTGCGCGAGAGCCAGGCGAGGCTGTCGGCGATCTTCGATCACGCGCCGATGGGCATCATCGTCAAGGACGCCGAAGGCCGGTACGTCCAGGTCAATCACTATATCGAGCGGCTGTGGGGAACCACGACCCAGCAAATCCAGGGCATGGCGCCGGTTCCCGAGAACGCCGCGATCGCCCACGCGCACGACATGCAGGTTCTGCGCACCGGCGAGGTCGTCGAACAGGAATACAGCCGGACCGTCGGCGATGCGCCGCACGTATTCCAGGCGATCAAATTCCCGATCCACAACGAGTCCGACGCGATCACCGGCGTCGGCGCGATCGTGCTGGATGTCACCCACCGTCGTCAGGCCGAACAGGCGCTGCTCGTCGCGCACCACCGGCTGGAACAGCGGGTTGCCGAGCGCACGACCGCGCTGGTCGAAGCGAACCGGTCGATGAAGGAGGCACAGGGCCGGCTGACCGACGCGATCGAAAGCATCTCGGAAGGCTTCGTCCTGTTCGACGCGGACGAGCGGCTGGTGATCTGCAACACCACCTTCCGCCAGCTCTACCCCGATCTGGCGCAAAGCCTCGTGCCCGGGGCGAGCCTGCAGGAGCTGGCCTCCACCATCGGCGCGACCGACGTCGGCGTCTCCGCACCGCAAGGCGACGGCGCGCAGTCGCCGGCTCGGCAGCAACTGCGCTGGCTCGGCGCGGAACCGTTGGAGCAGCAGCTGGCCGACGGCCGTTGGGTGCTGGTCAGCAACCACCGGACGCGCGAAGGCGGCATCGTCGGCATCCACACCGAAATCACCGCGCGCAAGCTGGCCGAACGGCAGCTGCGCGACAGCGAGGCGTTGAAGTCGACCATCCTGCAGTCCGCCGTGGACTCCATCGTCTCGATCGACATCGAGGGCAAGGTCATCGAATGGAACGCCGCGGCCGAGCGCACATTCGGCTACAGCCGCAGCGAGGCGATCGGGCAATCCATGCCGGACCTGATCGTGCCCGAGCGCTCTCGACAGATGCACCGCAACGCGCATGCGGCCTATGTCCGCTCCGGCCGCACCGGCGGTCTGCGGCGCTTCTTCGAGACCGAGGCGATGCGCAAGGACGGATCCGAGTTCCCGGTTGCCATCGCGGTCCACGCCAACAACAACGGCTCGCATCACGTCATCACCGCTTATCTGACGGACCTGACCGAGCGGCGAAAGGCGGAAGAGCAGCT
It contains:
- a CDS encoding PAS domain S-box protein produces the protein MRASSNGTSRCCACTYCSPGLARIFGVTQAKFIAQNASREGSLQSVHPADRDRVAAAYLHQSATGCGFDIKYRLVRPDGEVRQVHATASAINDARAGSSGPSASSRTSPSASSETALRESQARLSAIFDHAPMGIIVKDAEGRYVQVNHYIERLWGTTTQQIQGMAPVPENAAIAHAHDMQVLRTGEVVEQEYSRTVGDAPHVFQAIKFPIHNESDAITGVGAIVLDVTHRRQAEQALLVAHHRLEQRVAERTTALVEANRSMKEAQGRLTDAIESISEGFVLFDADERLVICNTTFRQLYPDLAQSLVPGASLQELASTIGATDVGVSAPQGDGAQSPARQQLRWLGAEPLEQQLADGRWVLVSNHRTREGGIVGIHTEITARKLAERQLRDSEALKSTILQSAVDSIVSIDIEGKVIEWNAAAERTFGYSRSEAIGQSMPDLIVPERSRQMHRNAHAAYVRSGRTGGLRRFFETEAMRKDGSEFPVAIAVHANNNGSHHVITAYLTDLTERRKAEEQLRQVQKMDAVGQLTGGIAHDFNNLLMVVEGYARMAQKHLADEEKASAALEHVLTAADKAANLTRQLLSFSRRQLIEKKVFRADEELQRTSHLLTRSLGELYSLRLDIADEALFVETDPGEFGNAVLNLVLNARDAMPKGGEITIAARAVSFGDDGGAWPQGLPKEGPYVAVEVRDRGHGIPQDTLAHIFEPFFTTKGTGKGTGLGLSMVYGFAHQSGGTVGVDSAVGHGSTFVIYLPFSRARPEQSELAASAELKGKGETILLVEDDADLLELTRETLTDLGYNVLTAGNGFEALEVDEEHDGAIDLVISDVVMPSMGGLELAEMIRETRPDTRVILISGYSAASGDRADGKAGAAAQFLQKPVKPERLAQAVRNQLEISRSAAHVRA
- a CDS encoding CHASE domain-containing protein is translated as MNGKPSTKARGVRGQRGSNTGPIVAVVLGLLVTAVVTAITGRDHWHATLDELYDHRARPFAMLLEGDVERQIGHVRALAATYTSYRTPSRNEFADLVSITLDNFDGIRALEWVPRVEAPLRQSFEQAARHDGLADFAFREIGPDGPQVAVGRRDEYYPVFLVEPLYGNEQALGLDLASNPERREAMDLARDMAQPIATRPLRLVQEAGEDFGFLVFHPVFRGNTVPITLDDRQRRLAGFTVGVFSVDELVRATIGSFEFGDDLDFHLYDASVPAAELPMLHWRHDERETVEQSSEDLIAGESWSTSFDVAGRRWKVVFVPREPGLADYLGPGPIAWAAIGLILTAVLGTYIASTGRRTRKIAGLVAARTGELNRTNLDLRAEVSTRIAAETALAHQNAKLRLMQIIASAANDADTVRTALRVCVEEVCAFLGWPIGHAFVRAPGAPNTFVPSEIWHLSSPVLASEFVARTRTMRFAMGEGLVGATASTQRARWLHDVSEEPAFVRASVGDQPPRAALFLPVIARGEVVAVLEFFDLRPAMLDEQVLGLMNQIGLLVGRVAERETAAAELSAREEFTRLVTDSVPVVIFYVDSDHRLVFANRLFGAVLQRPLETLLGQPLLAIFGGEALAIIEPYIQAALSGDAQSFDVDAPPGAIFAGTWRSTYVPHRTADGHVAGFFGIATNVTERLQIERQLMHAQKMEAVGHLTGGIAHDFNNLLMIIDGYARRAADQLDRPDRARQSLQEVLNGTDRATELTRKLLTFSRRKAMEKRVFRVADEIGRNLDLIRRSVGERYEVVFADGGNGACVETDPGEFAQALLNLVVNARDAMPGGGKIEIALGSLRIDATAATKDNGSRRDLPVGRYVEVTVIDHGQGIPPDVLPHVFEPFYTTKDQGKGTGLGLPMVYGFATQSGGTAEIESVADVLTTARIVLPATDRELPQESAVPAVDCKGHGETILLVEDDTALLDLTESTLQSLGYNVLAANGGFEALEMEQDCEGDIDLLLSDVVMPELGGFEVAQMIRASRPDIKVVFMSGYPNRGQAADERMPDGAVFLQKPVRPDRLAQSLRMELDS